A single Caretta caretta isolate rCarCar2 chromosome 2, rCarCar1.hap1, whole genome shotgun sequence DNA region contains:
- the CCR4 gene encoding C-C chemokine receptor type 4 translates to MKRTTPTVYDYSFPYVYVDIYDDSSKPCSKEGIKKFGSHFLPTLYSLVFLLGLVGNSLVILVLLKYKRLKSMTDVYLLNLAISDLLFVFSLPFWSYYAADQWVFGNGLCKIVSWIYLVGFYSGIFFIMLMSIDRYLAIVHAVLALRARTVTYGIFTSLIVWLVAISASVPELIFSESYKERNHTTCKPRYPGNSTNWRIFSSLEVNVLGLMIPSVVMIFCYSMIIKTLLYCRSEKKNKAVKMIFAVMIVFFVFWTPYNIVLFLQLLLDLGFITKCKISKDLDYAMQGTETLAFFHCCLNPIIYFFMGEKFKKYVKLLFKSWGVPRMFFKRCGLLTTYHAESTSSFHTQSTRDQDAL, encoded by the coding sequence ATGAAAAGAACAACCCCAACAGTCTATGACTATTCGTTTCCATATGTCTATGTTGACATTTATGATGATTCTTCAAAACCTTGCAGTAAAGAAGGCATCAAGAAGTTTGGATCACATTTTCTGCCCACTCTTTACTCTCTGGTATTCCTGCTTGGCTTGGTAGGGAACTCTCTAGTCATTTTGGTCCTGTTAAAATACAAGAGGCTGAAGAGCATGACCGACGTTTATCTGCTCAACCTCGCAATCTCAgatttgctgtttgttttctcccttcccttctggtCTTATTATGCAGCAGATCAGTGGGTTTTCGGGAACGGATTGTGTAAAATCGTTTCTTGGATCTATCTGGTTGGGTTTTACAGTGGGATATTTTTTATTATGCTCATGAGCATAGATAGATACTTGGCAATAGTTCATGCTGTGCTTGCCTTGAGAGCAAGAACAGTCACCTATGGCATCTTTACCAGTCTTATTGTATGGTTAGTAGCCATTTCAGCCTCAGTTCCAGAGCTGATATTTAGTGAATCCTATAAGGAACGCAATCATACCACCTGCAAACCACGGTACCCTGGTAATTCCACAAACTGGAGGATTTTCTCCTCTTTGGAAGTCAATGTCCTAGGGCTCATGATACCTTCAGTGGTTATGATTTTTTGCTACTCAATGATCATTAAAACCTTGCTGTACTGTAGAAGTGAGAAAAAGAATAAGGCTGTAAAGATGATCTTTGCTGTCAtgattgtgttttttgttttttggaccCCTTACAACATTGTGCTTTTCTTACAATTGTTGCTAGACCTGGGTTTCATTACAAAGTGTAAAATCAGCAAAGATTTGGACTATGCAATGCAAGGGACAGAAACACTGGCTTTTTTCCACTGTTGTCTCAATCCCATTATCTATTTCTTTATGGGGGAAAAATTCAAGAAGTATGTGAAGTTGCTCTTTAAGAGCTGGGGGGTACCTAGAATGTTTTTTAAACGCTGTGGACTTCTCACCACTTACCACGCCGAATCAACCAGTTCATTCCACACACAGTCTACTAGGGATCAAGACGCTCTGTAA